From one Salvelinus sp. IW2-2015 linkage group LG11, ASM291031v2, whole genome shotgun sequence genomic stretch:
- the LOC111970150 gene encoding class E basic helix-loop-helix protein 40 has translation MEMERIQRAQLPPKYQQAELSDMQGMDFPIYVYKSRRGMKRAEECKENYKLPHRLIEKKRRDRINECIAQLKDLLPEHLKLTTLGHLEKAVVLELTLKHVKALTTLLENQQQKILALQNGMQIEQSSPSQENSEEMFRSGFHVCAQEVLQYLAKQEGDGDLTPSHMINHLHKVVTEILQVPPHSPWPEKTPSHHHHQAQREKPVGQPPKPSEGHRKNCVPVIQRAYAQVGGEQSGSDTDTDSGYGGEQGEHLASRAGYYGQESQLKRALGEKTASLGVKQEDEPRHKHARVESSDDEFLSGGESSSSSSSSSSGHGSYMSAYSPHQAQPHPLCMPFYLIPPSAAAYLPMLEKCWYSGAMPMIYPGLGGSAQGMPSDTHAQPSLITISPRGHSPSPLTVAQSPMDSPALLQALKPINLETKD, from the exons ATGGAAATGGAAAGGATTCAAAGGGCGCAACTCCCTCCCAAGTACCAGCAGGCTGAGCTGTCTGACATGCAAGG GATGGATTTCCCTATATATGTATACAAATCCCGTCGGGGAATGAAACGAGCAGAGGAGTGCAAG GAAAACTACAAACTACCTCATCGACTTATTGAGAAGAAAAGGCGAGACAGGATAAACGAGTGCATCGCTCAGTTGAAAGATTTATTGCCTGAGCACCTGAAACTTACA ACTCTTGGCCATCTGGAGAAGGCTGTGGTTTTGGAGCTCACGCTCAAGCATGTGAAAGCCCTCACCACTCTACTGGAAAACCAGCAGCAGAAAATCCTCGCTCTGCAGAATGGCATGCAAATCG AGCAGTCCTCTCCCAGCCAGGAGAACAGTGAGGAGATGTTCCGCTCAGGCTTCCACGTCTGTGCCCAGGAGGTTTTACAGTACCTGGCCAAGCAGGAGGGTGACGGAGACCTCACACCCTCCCACATGATCAACCACCTGCACAAGGTGGTCACTGAGATCCTCCAGGTCCCTCCCCACAGCCCCTGGCCCGAAAAGACCcccagccaccaccaccaccaggccCAGAGGGAGAAGCCTGTAGGCCAGCCCCCCAAGCCCAGCGAGGGCCACAGGAAGAACTGTGTGCCTGTCATACAGCGGGCGTATGCCCAGGTGGGCGGTGAGCAAAGCGGCagtgatacagacacagacagcggCTACGGTGGCGAGCAGGGTGAGCATCTGGCGTCGCGTGCAGGGTACTACGGCCAAGAGAGCCAGCTGAAGAGAGCGCTGGGCGAAAAGACGGCATCATTGGGCGTCAAGCAGGAAGATGAACCTCGCCACAAACATGCCCGGGTGGAGTCATCCGATGACGAGTTTCTCTCAGGTGGAGAGTCATCctcatcctcttcatcctcctccagcGGTCACGGCAGCTACATGAGCGCCTACTCCCCCCACCAGGCCCAACCTCATCCTCTCTGCATGCCCTTCTACCTCATCCCCCCTTCTGCTGCCGCTTATCTGCCCATGCTGGAGAAGTGCTGGTACTCTGGGGCCATGCCCATGATCTACCCTGGCCTGGGGGGCTCCGCACAGGGCATGCCTAGCGACACGCATGCCCAACCTTCCCTGATTACGATATCCCCCAGGGggcactctccctctcccctcaccgTGGCCCAGAGCCCCATGGACTCACCAGCCCTCCTCCAAGCGTTAAAGCCCATTAACCTGGAAACCAAAGACTGA